Proteins co-encoded in one Bacillus infantis NRRL B-14911 genomic window:
- a CDS encoding MFS transporter — MEKPQLWTKDFINISFASFFVFVIFYMLTVTLPVYVADELQGGGQAIGLVITVFVLSAIVFRPFSGKWLDTFGPKKILIIGASIFLAGSILYLFVKSPFVLLIIRVIHGAGFGMATTATGAIAAAIIPAARRGEGMGYYATFMNLAMVIGPFAGLTIIGAASYTVLFAVCIACSLLALTCGLMMELKEQQDRQTRQAAAGKKMKLSDFFERKTVPIGFVAFTLSFVYSSVISFISVYARELDLVQAASYFFVVYAAALLLSRPFTGRWFDQFGENKVIYPCILFFGIGVWMLSQASSSFQLLLSGAFVGIGFGTLVSCFQTIAVESAPAGRKGTATATFFVFFDGGFAIGSFILGTAAAHSGYSYIYMIGTVIVLIAAVLYLILHGRKAVRRLNV; from the coding sequence TTGGAAAAACCTCAGCTTTGGACAAAGGATTTCATCAATATTTCCTTTGCCAGTTTTTTTGTATTTGTAATTTTTTATATGCTGACCGTTACACTGCCGGTTTATGTAGCAGATGAACTGCAGGGCGGAGGGCAGGCCATCGGGCTCGTTATTACGGTATTTGTTCTGTCTGCGATAGTTTTCAGGCCGTTTTCAGGAAAATGGCTTGATACCTTTGGCCCGAAGAAAATTTTGATCATCGGAGCCTCTATTTTCCTGGCTGGATCTATCCTTTACCTTTTTGTTAAATCACCGTTTGTGCTGCTGATTATCCGGGTCATCCACGGTGCGGGCTTTGGTATGGCAACCACCGCAACAGGAGCTATTGCTGCAGCCATTATTCCGGCTGCGCGCCGCGGGGAAGGGATGGGCTATTATGCCACTTTCATGAACCTTGCCATGGTCATCGGACCATTCGCCGGGCTGACCATTATAGGAGCAGCCAGTTACACCGTACTGTTCGCGGTTTGCATTGCCTGCTCCTTGCTTGCTCTTACCTGCGGATTGATGATGGAGCTGAAAGAACAGCAAGACAGGCAGACCCGGCAGGCAGCAGCAGGGAAAAAGATGAAGCTGTCGGACTTCTTTGAACGGAAGACAGTGCCCATCGGATTCGTTGCTTTTACATTATCTTTTGTCTATTCGAGCGTCATTTCCTTCATCTCGGTGTATGCGAGAGAGCTGGACCTCGTCCAGGCAGCAAGCTATTTCTTTGTCGTTTATGCCGCAGCGTTATTGCTTTCCCGCCCATTTACCGGAAGATGGTTTGATCAGTTCGGGGAAAATAAAGTGATTTATCCGTGCATCCTCTTCTTTGGGATCGGCGTCTGGATGCTGAGTCAGGCATCATCAAGCTTCCAGCTCCTGCTTTCAGGAGCATTTGTCGGCATCGGTTTTGGCACGCTGGTGTCGTGTTTTCAAACCATTGCAGTGGAATCGGCTCCCGCAGGCAGAAAGGGGACGGCAACCGCGACTTTCTTTGTCTTTTTTGACGGAGGCTTTGCCATTGGCTCTTTTATCCTCGGAACTGCTGCGGCCCATTCAGGCTACAGCTATATATACATGATAGGAACAGTGATTGTCTTGATTGCTGCAGTCCTTTACTTGATCCTCCATGGAAGGAAAGCCGTCCGACGGCTGAATGTATAG
- a CDS encoding LrgB family protein, with product MSGITLISILLTIIVYIGAKALSARLLSPFATPVFTATLIMILLLLAGGITYEEYTPAKNIMTFMLGPATVALAVPLYHNRRVIRERLMPAVIGLTAGTLSTITSAVLLAKVLGLPEKIQATSAVKAITTPVAIEAAKIIGGDPPLAAVFVISAGIFGAVMGSVILSFLRISDPFARGLGIGTVAHGIGTSQAAIEDPVQGAVSSAAMGFSAILTSLVIPWFYPLLQFLL from the coding sequence GTGAGCGGGATCACACTCATTAGCATCCTTTTGACGATCATCGTCTATATCGGGGCAAAGGCGCTTTCTGCCCGGCTGCTTTCCCCATTTGCCACGCCTGTTTTTACAGCTACACTTATCATGATCCTTCTGCTGCTTGCCGGAGGGATTACGTATGAAGAATACACGCCGGCTAAAAATATCATGACCTTCATGCTTGGTCCTGCCACTGTCGCTCTTGCCGTTCCTCTGTATCATAACCGGAGGGTGATCAGGGAAAGATTAATGCCTGCTGTCATCGGTCTTACAGCTGGAACCTTATCGACCATCACATCGGCCGTACTGCTGGCAAAAGTGCTTGGTCTCCCGGAAAAAATCCAGGCGACCTCTGCCGTGAAAGCGATCACGACTCCGGTCGCAATCGAAGCTGCCAAAATAATCGGAGGTGACCCGCCGCTTGCAGCTGTTTTCGTCATCTCGGCCGGTATCTTTGGGGCTGTCATGGGCTCTGTTATTCTATCTTTTCTAAGAATCAGCGATCCTTTCGCTAGAGGGCTTGGCATCGGAACAGTGGCCCACGGGATCGGCACAAGCCAGGCAGCAATAGAAGACCCTGTGCAGGGAGCAGTCTCCAGCGCAGCCATGGGTTTCTCGGCTATTCTTACTTCTTTGGTCATTCCATGGTTTTATCCGCTCCTCCAGTTCCTGCTATGA
- a CDS encoding transglutaminase domain-containing protein has translation MKGRKRRYLLLSCILSSFLIISACSPTEADKEKTQAAQQEEDKYEKLAKDQNKESELEPIELTSYSEEVGLKLKEPAYKEFTVNEKAVIEGTIEKSASLKSDFVWIKVHAAEEGPAGTDHEYYTKIEDGKFKQELHFFNGEGEYQVKVQIPSMDQENYYYDTASFTVHNVNPQIVRDVTYTPFGQEDEISLDLKSSYVEDNEIFKLEGSAGRLSDNDTIMIKLNKDADTWTHVLPVEQGKFTYDVPLLYGKGLHELEVLVPDKERENYYQTATTLLIDNQSDRTMKPIEFYEAYRERGVTLKAPQFGGEESNGEYTVKGKIDPEADFGPETTHIYVSTKKGEDEALDVIPVEKFEFDGSFYLRFGPGTYEVTLSVPEIKEENSDSFRYYGFASFEVEAESEDKRDLLPSRGVESEAPEIKSLAGKLTEGKSTEKEKIKAIYEYVAKNVSYDVDKYENSTFSWDDSALKTLETKTGVCQDYAYLSTALLRASGIEARIIEGTARGGFWPSNHAWVEAKANGSWIVMDPTWGAGYIQDDQFVAKYTDKYFEPNPAEFEKTHTRKGVTY, from the coding sequence ATGAAGGGACGCAAACGAAGGTATTTATTATTATCATGTATATTGAGCAGCTTTCTGATCATCTCTGCCTGCAGCCCTACGGAAGCTGATAAAGAAAAAACACAGGCTGCCCAGCAGGAGGAAGATAAATACGAAAAACTCGCAAAGGATCAGAATAAGGAGTCAGAGCTGGAGCCGATTGAATTGACTTCCTACAGCGAAGAGGTTGGGCTGAAACTGAAGGAACCGGCTTACAAGGAATTTACCGTCAATGAGAAGGCGGTTATCGAGGGGACGATCGAAAAATCAGCCAGCCTGAAATCTGACTTTGTCTGGATCAAAGTCCATGCAGCTGAAGAGGGTCCGGCAGGCACTGACCACGAATATTACACAAAAATTGAAGACGGAAAATTTAAGCAGGAGCTTCACTTCTTCAACGGTGAGGGAGAGTATCAGGTAAAGGTGCAGATTCCGAGTATGGATCAGGAAAACTATTATTATGATACTGCATCTTTCACGGTCCATAATGTGAATCCGCAGATCGTCCGCGATGTCACATATACCCCTTTCGGACAGGAGGATGAAATCAGCCTGGATCTTAAGTCCAGCTATGTTGAGGATAATGAGATCTTTAAGCTTGAGGGAAGCGCCGGCAGGCTTAGCGACAATGATACAATCATGATTAAACTGAATAAGGATGCTGATACCTGGACACATGTCCTGCCGGTTGAACAGGGCAAGTTCACCTACGATGTTCCCCTTCTATACGGAAAAGGTCTCCACGAGCTGGAAGTGCTTGTGCCTGACAAAGAACGGGAGAACTATTACCAGACTGCCACAACGCTTCTGATCGACAATCAGTCAGACAGGACCATGAAGCCAATCGAGTTTTATGAAGCTTACAGGGAACGTGGTGTCACACTGAAGGCTCCGCAGTTTGGAGGAGAAGAGTCCAATGGTGAATATACGGTAAAAGGAAAAATAGATCCTGAGGCTGATTTCGGACCTGAAACCACGCACATCTATGTTTCTACCAAAAAAGGCGAGGATGAAGCACTTGATGTCATTCCTGTAGAAAAATTTGAATTCGACGGCTCCTTCTACCTCCGCTTCGGGCCGGGCACTTATGAAGTAACGCTGAGTGTACCGGAAATCAAGGAAGAAAACAGTGACAGTTTCCGCTATTACGGCTTTGCTTCCTTTGAAGTGGAAGCAGAAAGCGAAGATAAGCGCGACCTTCTGCCATCAAGGGGCGTCGAGTCAGAAGCACCAGAAATCAAGAGTCTTGCCGGCAAACTGACAGAGGGAAAAAGCACTGAGAAGGAAAAAATCAAAGCCATCTATGAATATGTCGCCAAAAATGTTTCCTATGATGTCGACAAATATGAAAATAGTACATTCAGCTGGGATGACAGCGCCCTGAAAACGCTGGAAACGAAAACCGGCGTCTGCCAGGATTATGCCTACCTCTCCACCGCACTATTGCGTGCCAGCGGGATTGAAGCAAGAATCATTGAGGGTACCGCGCGCGGCGGCTTCTGGCCATCCAACCATGCCTGGGTCGAAGCAAAAGCGAACGGCAGCTGGATCGTCATGGACCCGACCTGGGGAGCCGGCTATATTCAAGACGATCAATTCGTTGCCAAATATACCGATAAATACTTTGAGCCCAATCCGGCCGAATTTGAAAAGACCCATACAAGAAAAGGGGTCACCTACTAA
- a CDS encoding sugar phosphate isomerase/epimerase family protein gives MKLGVFAVLFSQKSFEEMLDHVKGAGLDAVEIGTGCYPGNAHCPLDELLEDEAKRKAYLEAVTSRGLTISAFSCHGNPISPDKVFAEESDEVLRKTIKLASLLGVPVVNAFSGTAGDSEEAKQPNWPVVPWPAEYGDVLKWQWENRLIPYWKEIATLAEEHNVKIGLELHGGFLVHTPYTMLKLREETSPAIGANLDPSHLWWQGIDPVAAIKILGKAGAIHHFHAKDTYIDQDNVNMYGLTDMQPYGEVQTRAWTFRSVGCGHSIQEWSDMMSALRLYGYDYVVSIEHEDPLMSIDEGFARAVKNLNEVLIRETPGDMWWA, from the coding sequence ATGAAGCTCGGTGTTTTTGCAGTCTTATTTTCACAAAAATCTTTCGAAGAAATGCTCGATCATGTAAAAGGAGCAGGTCTTGACGCTGTTGAAATCGGCACAGGCTGCTATCCTGGAAATGCACATTGCCCATTGGACGAATTGCTTGAGGATGAGGCAAAAAGAAAAGCTTACCTGGAAGCAGTAACATCAAGAGGGCTGACAATCAGCGCATTCAGCTGCCACGGGAATCCGATTTCTCCTGATAAAGTTTTTGCTGAAGAATCTGATGAGGTACTCCGTAAAACCATCAAGCTTGCTTCACTCCTCGGTGTACCAGTCGTCAATGCCTTTTCCGGCACAGCAGGCGACAGTGAAGAAGCAAAACAGCCAAACTGGCCAGTTGTACCTTGGCCGGCTGAATATGGGGATGTCCTGAAATGGCAATGGGAAAACAGGCTAATACCATATTGGAAGGAAATCGCCACTTTAGCAGAAGAGCATAATGTTAAAATTGGACTGGAGCTGCATGGCGGCTTCCTTGTCCACACACCTTACACCATGCTGAAGCTTCGCGAGGAAACAAGCCCGGCCATCGGGGCGAATCTTGATCCAAGCCACTTGTGGTGGCAGGGAATCGATCCGGTCGCAGCGATTAAGATTCTCGGGAAAGCCGGTGCCATTCATCATTTCCATGCCAAGGACACCTATATTGATCAGGATAATGTCAATATGTATGGACTGACAGACATGCAGCCATATGGGGAAGTTCAGACACGCGCCTGGACGTTCCGCAGCGTCGGATGCGGCCACAGCATCCAGGAATGGAGCGATATGATGAGCGCCCTGAGGCTGTATGGCTATGACTATGTTGTCAGCATCGAGCATGAAGATCCGCTGATGTCGATTGATGAAGGGTTTGCACGCGCTGTGAAGAACCTGAATGAAGTTCTGATCCGGGAAACACCTGGGGATATGTGGTGGGCGTAA
- a CDS encoding ChaB family protein — MPYDKLSELPDSVKDNLPHHAQEIFKEAFNSASEEYDEEETAFKVAWSAVKKKYEKDDDDNWVEKEE, encoded by the coding sequence ATGCCATACGATAAACTAAGTGAACTGCCGGATTCCGTCAAAGACAATCTGCCGCATCACGCCCAGGAAATCTTCAAAGAAGCCTTCAACTCAGCAAGTGAAGAATACGACGAAGAAGAAACAGCCTTCAAGGTGGCGTGGAGTGCGGTGAAGAAAAAGTATGAGAAAGACGATGATGATAACTGGGTGGAGAAGGAAGAATAG
- a CDS encoding Gfo/Idh/MocA family protein translates to MTTLKAAVIGCGSIAQYRHLPEYAANPLVEIAAVCDSNLERAEETAAKYGARAFTDYKEAIEMEGIDLVSVCLPNFLHAEVTLAALNAGRHVLCEKPMAASREEAEAMNEAARANGKKLMIAHNQRFTAAHQKAKELIESGKLGRIFSFRTTFGHAGPEGWSADGADSWFFNKKEAFIGAMGDLGVHKADLLRYLLGEFTEVGALIATNAKENTEVDDNAVCVLRSESGAVGTLAASWSYMGGSDNSTVIYGEKGTLHLEADPEYSLIEVYRDGSSVQHKLDKIQTNEEGGQTTSHVINHFVKSVAEDKEPLISGEEGLKSLEIILAAIESQKTKQIVPLKKGVLAE, encoded by the coding sequence ATGACTACATTAAAAGCTGCTGTTATCGGCTGCGGAAGCATTGCCCAATATCGCCACCTGCCGGAATATGCCGCAAATCCATTGGTAGAAATCGCTGCTGTATGCGACAGCAACCTGGAAAGAGCAGAAGAGACAGCTGCAAAATATGGGGCCAGGGCATTCACCGATTATAAAGAAGCGATTGAAATGGAAGGAATCGACCTGGTCAGTGTTTGCCTGCCGAATTTCCTCCATGCAGAAGTTACGCTGGCAGCCCTGAATGCAGGCCGCCATGTATTGTGTGAAAAGCCTATGGCTGCATCTAGGGAAGAAGCAGAAGCAATGAATGAGGCTGCAAGGGCAAACGGAAAAAAACTCATGATTGCCCACAACCAGCGCTTCACTGCTGCGCATCAGAAAGCAAAGGAACTTATTGAGAGCGGCAAGCTGGGAAGGATTTTCAGCTTCAGAACAACTTTTGGGCATGCCGGCCCAGAAGGATGGAGTGCGGATGGCGCTGACAGCTGGTTCTTTAATAAAAAAGAAGCTTTTATCGGTGCCATGGGCGATCTTGGCGTACATAAAGCCGATTTATTGCGCTATCTGCTCGGCGAGTTCACAGAAGTCGGTGCGCTGATTGCGACTAACGCGAAGGAAAATACAGAAGTGGACGATAATGCGGTCTGTGTTCTCCGATCAGAGTCAGGAGCAGTCGGCACACTGGCAGCAAGCTGGTCATATATGGGCGGAAGCGACAACTCCACTGTCATCTACGGGGAAAAAGGGACCCTCCATCTTGAAGCAGATCCGGAATACTCCCTGATAGAGGTTTACCGTGACGGCAGTTCGGTTCAGCATAAGCTGGACAAAATCCAGACAAATGAGGAAGGCGGACAGACAACTTCCCATGTGATCAATCATTTTGTTAAAAGTGTAGCAGAAGACAAGGAGCCGCTGATCAGCGGAGAAGAAGGCTTAAAGAGCCTTGAAATCATCCTTGCAGCAATCGAATCACAGAAAACTAAGCAGATTGTTCCTCTTAAGAAAGGGGTCCTGGCAGAATGA
- a CDS encoding ATP-binding protein — MRKKKAVTMRTKIIVLIVWLIAGVIVLLSGLYAYVEFEQTEESMGKQALYVALAVSHMPGVRDAFGEDNPSEKIQPLAERIREDIDAEFIVIGNADSIRYSHPDAGKIGGRMVGEDNERALEQGEAYVSKATGTLGPSIRGKAPIVDDNGDIAGIVSVGFLMDDIEEEALSRLKKIGLISFGAILLGVAGGTLLARDIRKDMMGLEPHEIASLYHERSAILDSVKEGIIAVNRYGVITMMNPSARRILALDEDGVNKRIADVIKGTGMNKVLETGVPEKDVEVLLEEKPVVVNRTPIVENDEVIGAVASFRDKTEINEMLNTLSEVRQYSEDLRAQTHEFTNKLYVLSGMMQLGQYEEAVRMIQEESGAHDQQNLILFEQIRDSSLQAVLLGKLAKASEKKVSFTIDDSSAVEPLPERMTVTHLITIIGNLIDNAIEATEGMADRRISFFATDIGNDIVFEVEDNGGGILPEDEQRIFEKGFSTKEKDGRGYGLALVSQAVGELDGTIEMKTGEAGTIFTVFLPKI, encoded by the coding sequence ATGAGAAAAAAGAAAGCGGTTACGATGCGCACGAAGATTATCGTATTGATTGTATGGCTAATAGCGGGAGTCATTGTGCTTTTGTCCGGGCTATACGCTTATGTAGAATTTGAACAGACAGAGGAAAGTATGGGCAAGCAGGCCCTTTATGTGGCGCTGGCGGTTTCTCATATGCCTGGGGTAAGGGACGCTTTTGGAGAGGATAATCCCTCAGAAAAAATCCAGCCGCTGGCAGAGAGAATCAGGGAGGATATTGATGCTGAATTTATCGTTATAGGAAATGCGGACAGCATTCGCTATTCACATCCGGATGCCGGCAAGATTGGCGGGCGGATGGTTGGTGAAGATAATGAGCGGGCCCTCGAACAGGGAGAAGCATATGTGTCAAAAGCTACTGGGACGCTTGGACCTTCAATTAGAGGGAAGGCGCCAATAGTGGATGACAATGGGGATATTGCAGGCATAGTATCAGTAGGTTTCCTGATGGATGATATCGAGGAGGAGGCTTTAAGCAGGCTGAAGAAAATCGGGCTCATCTCTTTTGGAGCCATTCTCCTTGGAGTAGCAGGAGGGACACTGCTTGCTAGAGATATCCGGAAAGATATGATGGGTCTGGAGCCGCATGAAATTGCCTCCTTATACCATGAAAGGAGTGCAATCCTTGATTCGGTGAAAGAAGGGATCATTGCTGTGAATCGTTATGGTGTCATCACGATGATGAATCCATCTGCCCGGCGGATTCTCGCTCTAGATGAAGACGGAGTAAATAAGAGAATCGCTGATGTTATCAAGGGGACGGGCATGAATAAGGTTTTGGAAACAGGTGTGCCCGAAAAAGATGTGGAAGTACTCCTCGAGGAAAAACCAGTCGTTGTGAACCGGACGCCTATCGTTGAGAACGATGAGGTTATTGGGGCGGTCGCCAGCTTCAGGGACAAAACCGAAATTAATGAGATGCTTAATACTTTATCAGAAGTGAGGCAATATTCTGAGGACCTTCGCGCCCAGACGCATGAATTTACAAATAAATTATATGTGCTGTCCGGCATGATGCAGCTGGGTCAGTATGAGGAAGCGGTCCGTATGATCCAGGAGGAATCAGGTGCCCATGATCAGCAAAATCTCATTCTGTTCGAGCAGATCAGGGACAGCAGCCTGCAGGCAGTCCTGCTGGGAAAATTGGCGAAAGCCTCTGAAAAGAAGGTAAGCTTTACGATTGATGACAGCTCGGCGGTTGAACCGCTGCCGGAAAGAATGACGGTTACCCATTTGATTACGATCATCGGCAATCTGATTGATAATGCCATAGAAGCGACAGAAGGGATGGCGGACAGGCGTATTTCTTTCTTTGCTACAGATATCGGTAATGACATTGTCTTTGAAGTGGAAGATAATGGAGGAGGAATCTTGCCTGAGGATGAGCAGCGGATTTTTGAAAAAGGCTTCTCGACAAAAGAAAAGGACGGCAGGGGATATGGGCTTGCTCTCGTCAGCCAGGCAGTCGGGGAACTGGATGGAACGATTGAAATGAAGACTGGAGAGGCGGGGACGATTTTCACTGTTTTCCTGCCAAAAATATAA
- a CDS encoding DUF4362 domain-containing protein, whose protein sequence is MKKLFPLYILVSLILLACQTQEEPAPKLPDYKPSEDDIVSMHGEIQNLDRFNSFIVHVQQGRKDTIRVVSYTEEGAPILHDLEYDGQVIHSILDTRRDGFGAGMIEERECKSVDIEKGKKQSNYTLTGCGWKKEDYSILIISK, encoded by the coding sequence TTGAAAAAACTCTTCCCCCTTTACATATTGGTTTCTCTCATCCTCCTGGCCTGCCAAACCCAGGAGGAACCTGCACCTAAACTCCCAGACTACAAGCCTTCAGAAGATGATATTGTCTCCATGCACGGAGAAATCCAGAACCTGGACCGGTTTAATTCCTTTATCGTCCATGTACAGCAAGGGCGTAAAGATACCATCAGGGTGGTAAGTTATACAGAAGAAGGCGCCCCGATCCTTCATGATCTTGAATATGATGGGCAAGTCATTCATTCTATTCTTGATACACGAAGAGATGGTTTTGGAGCGGGAATGATTGAAGAAAGAGAATGCAAGTCTGTTGATATAGAAAAAGGGAAAAAGCAGTCAAATTATACCCTTACCGGCTGCGGGTGGAAAAAAGAAGATTATAGTATTTTGATAATCTCGAAATAA
- a CDS encoding CidA/LrgA family protein, protein MVKNALIFLWQLFLLWMIYAVSDFIVEILHLPLPASVLGMMILFILLLTGAVKVSQIEKGAAFLNRHLAFFFIPIAVGLMSYGGLIRTSGWQLLIMIIGSTVIGLIITSGLAAYFSGKGAEKGERDHTH, encoded by the coding sequence ATGGTGAAAAATGCACTTATCTTTTTATGGCAGCTTTTTTTGCTGTGGATGATTTACGCCGTTTCAGATTTTATCGTTGAAATTCTTCACCTGCCCCTTCCTGCAAGCGTACTTGGCATGATGATTTTATTCATCCTCCTGCTGACCGGTGCCGTAAAGGTAAGCCAGATCGAAAAGGGGGCAGCATTCCTAAACCGGCACCTGGCTTTCTTTTTTATCCCGATAGCTGTCGGGCTTATGAGTTACGGGGGACTGATTCGGACGAGCGGCTGGCAGCTTCTCATAATGATTATCGGCAGTACCGTCATCGGGCTAATCATAACTTCCGGCCTGGCAGCTTATTTTTCAGGGAAGGGGGCGGAAAAGGGTGAGCGGGATCACACTCATTAG
- a CDS encoding ROK family protein, with product MNEYVIGVDIGATNIRVGLIGKELSVIRMETAITRRFKTTDEMFGEIFRMAERVDPQKNAKKIGIALPVPWNEQTQVIKDADNIPVLDGIRIEYIQSCFPGLDVYFDNDVNAAGLLEAEKGAAAGKSYSLYMTVSTGIGMSVYYNGQMIRGDNGYAGEAGRMIIGQASEEEGTKEMTLESLCSGRALDARSKLIYGESADAEYLFEKFKDKEEIAVKVIKEWIEHFSRAVASIIQLMDPGAFVLGGAVICCNPWLIDEINHKMKEKLYANLRGKIKLGICEFGGEAGVIGAGYMALNQAKE from the coding sequence ATGAATGAATACGTAATTGGTGTAGATATAGGCGCTACAAATATTCGCGTGGGACTTATCGGAAAAGAGCTGTCGGTGATCCGTATGGAGACGGCAATAACCAGGAGATTTAAAACGACAGATGAAATGTTTGGTGAAATCTTCCGGATGGCTGAAAGGGTCGATCCTCAGAAAAATGCTAAGAAAATTGGAATTGCCCTGCCTGTTCCATGGAATGAACAGACACAAGTAATAAAAGATGCAGACAACATTCCTGTTCTTGACGGAATAAGAATTGAGTACATACAATCCTGCTTTCCTGGGCTTGACGTTTACTTTGACAATGATGTCAACGCAGCAGGGCTGCTGGAAGCTGAAAAGGGAGCTGCTGCAGGAAAAAGCTATTCTCTCTACATGACAGTGAGCACTGGCATTGGGATGAGTGTTTACTATAACGGTCAAATGATCAGGGGGGACAATGGATATGCAGGCGAAGCGGGTAGAATGATCATCGGCCAGGCAAGCGAAGAGGAAGGGACCAAGGAAATGACACTGGAATCTCTTTGCAGCGGCAGGGCTCTTGATGCCAGGAGTAAGCTAATATATGGTGAAAGTGCGGACGCAGAATACCTGTTTGAAAAATTTAAAGATAAGGAAGAGATAGCCGTTAAAGTGATCAAGGAATGGATTGAGCATTTTTCCAGAGCTGTCGCCTCCATCATTCAGCTCATGGACCCAGGAGCATTTGTCCTTGGCGGAGCTGTAATCTGCTGCAATCCCTGGCTGATAGATGAGATTAACCATAAAATGAAGGAAAAATTATATGCCAATCTAAGAGGCAAAATAAAGCTTGGCATCTGTGAGTTTGGGGGAGAAGCAGGGGTGATCGGTGCCGGCTATATGGCGTTAAACCAAGCAAAAGAATAA
- a CDS encoding aldehyde dehydrogenase family protein, with amino-acid sequence MVNFKDYTKQYINGKWLEGSGANTIDVLNPYDDSRLYTVKTVNEADIDQAMLTAEKAQKKWAKTTPGERKEVLRKVIAYLEEHKKEIIDIYTSETGGTILAANIALQITFEELEEAIKFADEVNVVNQVPATIEGKENHVYRVPVGVITSISPFNFPLNLSVRTIAPAIALGNAVVHKPDVATGITGGVILTKAFEEAGLPAGVLNLLLTDPKTDGTGDYLLEHPIPRFISFTGSTAVGRHVGEIAGRNLKKVALELGGNNPFIVLSDADVDRAVDAAIFGKFVHQGQICMITNRIIVHKDIAEEFTNKFVDRAKALPYGNPKDPATVVGPLINDRQLQKAQAVIEAAIANGEKIALEGQRVGNILTPYVFKDVKNDSALAQTEVFSPIATIIPVESDEEAIRIASETEYGLSSSIFTQDLEKAQQYALQIDSGVTHINDQTVNAQPDIPFGGNKASGVGRFGNPWLIEEFTTTKWVSVQKTYREFPF; translated from the coding sequence ATGGTCAATTTTAAGGATTACACCAAACAATATATTAACGGTAAATGGCTGGAGGGAAGCGGCGCCAATACAATCGATGTATTGAATCCATATGACGATTCCAGGCTTTATACTGTAAAAACTGTAAATGAGGCTGACATTGATCAGGCTATGCTTACAGCTGAAAAAGCACAAAAGAAATGGGCAAAGACAACCCCCGGGGAACGCAAAGAAGTTTTAAGGAAAGTAATTGCCTATCTTGAAGAACATAAAAAAGAAATTATAGATATTTATACTTCAGAAACAGGCGGAACCATTCTTGCGGCCAATATTGCCCTGCAGATCACATTTGAGGAGCTGGAGGAAGCGATCAAATTTGCTGATGAAGTAAATGTCGTGAACCAGGTTCCGGCAACTATTGAAGGGAAGGAAAACCACGTGTACCGCGTGCCGGTGGGTGTCATCACCTCCATTTCGCCATTCAACTTCCCGCTTAACCTGTCAGTAAGGACCATAGCGCCAGCCATTGCCCTTGGTAATGCAGTTGTGCATAAGCCGGATGTGGCAACAGGCATCACTGGCGGCGTCATCCTGACAAAAGCTTTTGAAGAAGCCGGCCTGCCGGCAGGGGTCCTGAACCTTCTGCTCACAGATCCGAAAACAGATGGGACAGGCGACTATCTGCTTGAACACCCAATTCCACGCTTCATTTCATTCACTGGCTCAACCGCTGTCGGAAGACATGTCGGGGAAATTGCCGGAAGGAACCTGAAAAAAGTGGCATTGGAGCTTGGCGGAAACAATCCATTCATCGTCCTTTCAGATGCAGATGTTGACCGTGCTGTTGATGCTGCTATCTTCGGAAAATTCGTCCACCAGGGCCAAATCTGCATGATCACAAACAGGATCATTGTCCATAAGGATATTGCTGAAGAATTTACAAATAAATTCGTCGACAGAGCAAAAGCACTTCCTTATGGCAATCCAAAGGATCCTGCAACTGTCGTTGGACCGCTGATCAACGATAGGCAGCTGCAGAAGGCTCAGGCAGTCATCGAAGCCGCCATTGCAAACGGCGAGAAAATTGCGCTTGAAGGACAAAGAGTTGGCAACATCTTGACTCCGTACGTTTTCAAAGATGTGAAAAATGATTCTGCCCTTGCTCAGACTGAAGTCTTTTCGCCAATCGCAACCATCATTCCGGTTGAAAGTGATGAAGAAGCGATCAGGATTGCCTCTGAAACAGAGTATGGACTGTCATCATCCATCTTTACGCAGGATCTTGAAAAAGCGCAGCAATATGCCCTGCAGATTGACAGCGGTGTGACTCATATCAACGATCAGACTGTTAATGCGCAGCCGGATATTCCATTCGGCGGCAATAAAGCTTCAGGCGTCGGCCGTTTCGGCAATCCTTGGCTCATTGAAGAATTTACAACAACCAAATGGGTATCTGTCCAAAAAACTTATCGTGAGTTCCCATTCTAA